A window of the Cystobacter fuscus genome harbors these coding sequences:
- a CDS encoding SMP-30/gluconolactonase/LRE family protein, whose amino-acid sequence MVVVLGAWLLSAPPAHIRPAEAYVLPEPSAALLAVKATGDDVGAAGVLGPTVPGHDDVVLQEERGQAFITARDGWIWRLELGSGKAERFVRTPLVASGAKFLPGDPDRMLFCASHLHGFRPEHDAAVGVYELRPSTREIRAVALRVPLPPPLKPTGGRGEGTVYPLASTPALRFADMTEANSRPLAFCNDLDISEDGQRLYVSEPYDYPGAAMGHEASFREAITLARNGRLWMFDLESQSARLVAQDFHFVDGVLLDPGSKSAQGGTGMEESILISETPKFRLLRLFVGGPKAGTAEILQEGLPGMPDGLSRDERGRIYVALYRGRPRSAAWIHANPWIKPLLLRLPPALFPISHETGYLVLDPSGRQPLYLTLHDGQRVRSISKVNPGREGIFLASFDHDNQGVHVVGYPAVLTRQQGNPPSGAASGR is encoded by the coding sequence GTGGTCGTGGTCCTCGGAGCCTGGTTGCTCAGCGCGCCACCGGCGCATATCCGTCCGGCCGAGGCCTATGTCCTGCCGGAGCCCAGCGCGGCGCTCCTCGCGGTCAAGGCGACCGGCGATGACGTGGGAGCGGCGGGCGTGCTGGGGCCGACGGTGCCCGGACACGACGACGTGGTGCTGCAGGAGGAGCGCGGCCAGGCATTCATCACCGCCCGAGACGGCTGGATCTGGCGGCTGGAGCTCGGCAGTGGCAAGGCCGAGCGCTTCGTGCGGACCCCCCTCGTGGCGTCCGGCGCGAAATTCCTGCCTGGGGATCCAGACCGGATGCTGTTCTGTGCCTCGCATCTCCATGGGTTCCGGCCGGAGCACGACGCCGCCGTGGGCGTCTATGAACTGCGCCCGTCCACGCGGGAGATACGAGCCGTCGCCCTGCGGGTTCCCCTGCCTCCACCCCTGAAGCCAACGGGAGGACGAGGCGAGGGCACGGTGTACCCCCTCGCGTCCACCCCCGCGCTGCGCTTCGCCGACATGACCGAGGCCAACAGCCGGCCCTTGGCGTTCTGCAACGACCTGGACATCAGCGAGGACGGTCAACGCCTCTATGTGTCGGAGCCCTATGACTATCCCGGCGCGGCCATGGGGCATGAGGCGAGCTTCCGCGAGGCCATCACCCTGGCGCGCAACGGACGGCTGTGGATGTTCGATCTGGAGAGCCAAAGCGCTCGACTGGTGGCCCAGGACTTCCATTTCGTCGACGGAGTCCTGCTGGACCCTGGTTCCAAATCCGCCCAGGGCGGCACTGGAATGGAGGAGTCCATCCTCATCTCCGAGACGCCCAAGTTCCGGCTGTTGCGCTTGTTCGTGGGGGGCCCCAAGGCAGGCACCGCCGAGATCCTGCAAGAGGGCCTGCCAGGAATGCCAGACGGGCTGAGCCGGGATGAGCGCGGGCGCATCTACGTGGCGCTCTATCGTGGCCGCCCCAGGAGCGCGGCATGGATTCACGCGAACCCGTGGATCAAACCGCTGCTCTTGAGATTGCCGCCCGCCTTGTTCCCCATCTCGCACGAGACGGGCTACCTGGTGCTGGATCCAAGTGGCAGACAGCCCCTCTACCTGACCCTGCACGACGGGCAGCGCGTCCGCTCCATCTCCAAGGTCAACCCGGGCCGAGAGGGCATCTTCCTGGCGAGCTTCGACCACGACAACCAGGGCGTGCATGTCGTCGGCTATCCCGCCGTGCTGACGCGCCAACAGGGGAACCCACCCAGCGGAGCGGCTTCCGGAAGATAG
- a CDS encoding trifunctional serine/threonine-protein kinase/ATP-binding protein/sensor histidine kinase, producing the protein MLDIPGYRVLGAIRAMGSNVLFQAVREADALPVIIKTPIAASPGPVENERYRREFGILQRLKDVRGVARPYACERLHERPLLLLEWVLGQPLSELTGQPMELSRFLHLAISLASTLGEVHSRNVIHKDIKPSNIIEEPSGDARLIDFGVATLQQVEHLDAAPTHLVEGTLAYMSPEQTGRMNRAVDYRTDFYSLGVTFYELLIGQRPFQGRDALEWFHAHMAQKPRPPHELNPQVPPALSAIVLKLLAKVAEERYQSAEGLKADLERCREALSQSEQEEFVLGTRDTPNRFQLPQRLYGREAQVATLLESFERVAQTSEPELLLVSGYSGIGKSSVVNELYKPVVQRRGVFLRGKFDQFQRDIPYATLAQTLRELVQQLLAGSDEELARWREQVNRAWEGKGQVLVELVPQLEILAGPQPALQELSSNEAQHRFYRVVRQFLSVFATREHPMVVFLDDLQWADPASLQLLGHLLSHPQPEAPPVLWIGAYRDNEVGPTHPLLPMLREVLAARTRLVDIRLEPLSVAQVEHLVGDALPGAEREAIAPLSALVHEKTGGNPFFLMQLLVALHQDGLLVRVPEGGWRWDAEGVRARDYSENVVDFMVGKLRQFPPGTQHLLRLAACVGTHFTLQMLGTLAGLGQLEEVEQGLEPALQESMLVRSGPEQYRFLHDRIQQAAHSLVSQEEQKAIHLRIGRLLLQSLTQEQVHESLFDVVSQLNAGVELMEEAAERHQLARLNAEAGRKAAAAVALRPALSYLEMAFTLIPGDPWETDPELAFKVRLARARCELLSSNIAETRQLTEELLSRARSRADITAAYCLKNDIGLVTGDIQGAVTCMLECLDVLGMPISRHPTQEEAIAAHDEVWALLGKRSIESLIDLPPMTDPDMKLVMGVLASLFGPAYFSDHHLLIIDLSRMVSLTLRYGFSEAAVLGICWFGVLTSSYFKRYRQGEALGQLACELIERHDLPDRRTRVLFGVQYTDYWTRPIHLVHEISLRGFRDDLQSGDYLNASFFCHMIVQNRLAMGHNLKDVYEEAVSRGEFVNKAGVVDAMDMLLSYQAYVQQMRGLSRSFDTLSGGDFDEQAFEATRQIPARMGTMRCVYWIVKLQSRFMCGAYAEALEAANKASELLWSMHGMLFLREYQFFRALSLAACFEGASPEEQRRYLEAIQVHQRQLADWAEHCPENFHALEQLVSAELARLAGRADEATRAYEEAIRSARENAAPQYVGLASELAANFWRTRQASVVAHAFAREARAAYLQWGALGKVQHLESQWPHVASSADAEEALTTHSTASTRIDALTVVKAQQAVSSEIVLENLVTTLLRAAIENAGAQSGALLLPEGNTLSVAAISGTSPEGATHELPWTILSYVRRTREHVLIGDASKPHPFSADPSLARGGARSVLCLPLMKQEQFSGALYLQNNLATNAFSPARLALLGHIASQAAISIENARLYADVQRARTELRRANEELERRVEERTRELKQAQARLVDTAREVGMAEVASNVLHNVGNVLTSAVVNLEMMRQAVGSSRVGRLKQATTLLMENQANLVEFLAEGSRGSRLPEYLSVVADELVREQTRLMEDMDAMGRHIDHIRAIVQVQQTYARNALMTEECDLAQLIDDALRIQMETLQRHGVSVQRELAVLPKVRVDKHKVLQILINLLSNARHALEAMPEGNRHLWVRLSAAGPVARIQVEDDGMGIAPEVKGKLFTHGFTTHKNGHGFGLHSSALAAQILNGRLTLESNGPGQGAVATLELPLT; encoded by the coding sequence ATGTTGGACATACCGGGTTATAGGGTTCTCGGCGCCATCCGAGCGATGGGCTCCAACGTGCTGTTCCAGGCGGTGCGCGAGGCCGATGCCCTACCCGTCATCATCAAGACGCCGATCGCCGCCTCGCCAGGTCCCGTCGAGAACGAGCGGTACCGGCGGGAGTTTGGAATCCTGCAGCGGCTGAAGGACGTGCGGGGCGTGGCCAGGCCCTATGCCTGCGAGCGACTCCACGAGCGGCCCCTGCTCCTGCTCGAGTGGGTGCTCGGCCAACCCCTGTCAGAGCTCACGGGTCAGCCCATGGAGCTCTCCCGGTTCCTGCACCTGGCCATCTCCCTGGCGTCCACCCTGGGGGAAGTCCACTCCCGCAACGTCATCCACAAGGACATCAAACCCTCGAACATCATCGAGGAGCCGTCGGGGGATGCACGGCTCATCGACTTCGGTGTGGCCACGCTGCAGCAGGTGGAGCACCTGGACGCGGCGCCGACGCATCTGGTGGAGGGCACGCTGGCGTACATGTCGCCGGAGCAGACGGGGCGGATGAACCGCGCGGTGGACTACCGCACGGACTTCTACTCGTTGGGAGTGACCTTCTACGAGCTGCTGATAGGGCAGCGCCCCTTCCAGGGACGGGATGCGCTCGAATGGTTCCACGCGCACATGGCGCAAAAGCCCAGACCTCCGCATGAGCTGAATCCGCAGGTGCCGCCGGCCTTGTCCGCCATCGTGCTCAAGCTCCTGGCCAAGGTGGCCGAGGAGCGCTACCAGAGCGCCGAGGGACTCAAGGCGGACCTGGAGCGCTGCCGCGAGGCGCTGAGCCAGAGCGAGCAGGAGGAGTTCGTGTTGGGGACGCGCGACACGCCCAACCGGTTCCAACTGCCGCAGCGGCTCTACGGGCGCGAAGCGCAGGTGGCCACCCTGCTCGAGAGCTTCGAGCGGGTGGCCCAGACGAGCGAGCCGGAGTTGCTCCTGGTCAGCGGATACTCGGGCATCGGCAAGTCCTCGGTGGTGAACGAGCTGTACAAGCCCGTGGTCCAGCGCCGCGGCGTCTTCCTGCGTGGCAAGTTCGACCAGTTCCAGCGAGACATTCCCTACGCCACCCTGGCGCAGACCCTCCGCGAGCTGGTGCAGCAACTGCTCGCGGGGAGCGACGAGGAGCTCGCCCGGTGGCGCGAACAGGTGAACCGGGCCTGGGAAGGCAAGGGCCAGGTGCTCGTGGAGCTGGTGCCCCAGTTGGAAATCCTGGCGGGCCCGCAACCCGCGCTCCAGGAACTGTCCTCCAACGAGGCGCAGCACCGCTTCTACCGGGTGGTGCGCCAGTTCCTCTCGGTGTTCGCCACCCGGGAGCACCCCATGGTGGTGTTCCTGGATGACTTGCAGTGGGCGGACCCGGCCAGCCTCCAGCTGCTCGGACATCTGCTGTCGCATCCCCAGCCGGAAGCCCCGCCGGTGCTCTGGATTGGCGCCTACCGGGACAACGAGGTGGGCCCCACGCACCCTCTCCTGCCGATGCTGCGCGAGGTGCTCGCGGCGCGGACCCGGCTGGTGGACATCCGGCTGGAGCCGCTGAGCGTGGCTCAGGTGGAGCACCTGGTGGGAGATGCGTTGCCAGGAGCGGAACGGGAGGCCATCGCCCCGCTCTCGGCGCTGGTGCACGAGAAGACGGGAGGCAACCCCTTCTTCCTGATGCAGTTGCTGGTGGCACTCCACCAGGATGGTCTGCTGGTGCGGGTGCCCGAGGGAGGATGGCGGTGGGATGCCGAGGGAGTACGGGCCCGGGACTACTCGGAGAACGTCGTCGACTTCATGGTGGGCAAGCTGCGCCAGTTCCCCCCGGGCACGCAGCACCTGCTGCGGCTGGCCGCGTGCGTGGGCACCCACTTCACCCTCCAGATGCTGGGCACCCTCGCCGGCCTGGGACAGCTGGAGGAGGTGGAACAGGGGCTCGAGCCCGCGCTCCAGGAAAGCATGCTGGTGCGCTCCGGCCCGGAGCAGTACCGCTTCCTGCATGACCGCATCCAGCAGGCGGCCCACTCCCTCGTCTCCCAGGAGGAGCAGAAGGCCATCCACCTGCGCATCGGCCGCCTGCTGCTCCAGAGCCTGACACAGGAGCAGGTGCACGAGTCGCTCTTCGACGTGGTGAGCCAGCTCAACGCCGGCGTGGAGCTGATGGAGGAGGCCGCGGAACGCCACCAGCTCGCGCGGTTGAACGCCGAGGCGGGACGCAAGGCCGCGGCCGCGGTCGCGCTCCGCCCCGCCCTCAGCTACCTCGAGATGGCCTTCACGCTCATCCCGGGAGACCCCTGGGAGACGGACCCCGAGCTGGCCTTCAAGGTACGGCTCGCGCGGGCCAGATGCGAACTGCTGAGCAGCAACATCGCCGAGACGCGCCAGCTCACGGAGGAGCTGCTGTCCCGCGCGCGGAGCCGTGCGGACATCACCGCCGCGTATTGCCTGAAGAATGACATCGGCCTCGTCACGGGCGACATCCAGGGCGCCGTCACCTGCATGCTGGAATGCCTCGACGTGCTGGGCATGCCCATCTCACGCCACCCCACCCAGGAGGAGGCGATCGCCGCCCACGACGAGGTGTGGGCGCTGCTGGGAAAGCGCTCCATCGAGAGCCTCATCGATCTGCCGCCCATGACGGATCCGGACATGAAGCTGGTGATGGGGGTGCTCGCCTCGCTCTTCGGACCGGCCTACTTCAGCGATCACCACCTGCTCATCATCGACCTGAGCCGCATGGTGTCGCTGACCCTCCGCTACGGCTTCTCGGAGGCCGCGGTGCTGGGAATCTGCTGGTTCGGGGTGCTGACCAGCTCCTACTTCAAGCGGTACCGGCAAGGCGAGGCCCTGGGCCAGCTCGCGTGCGAGCTCATCGAGCGGCACGACCTGCCCGATCGCCGCACGCGGGTGCTCTTCGGGGTGCAATACACCGACTACTGGACCCGTCCCATCCACCTCGTGCACGAGATTTCCCTGCGCGGCTTCCGGGACGATCTCCAGTCCGGGGACTACCTGAACGCCAGCTTCTTCTGCCACATGATCGTCCAGAACCGTCTGGCCATGGGGCACAACCTCAAGGACGTCTACGAGGAAGCGGTCTCGCGCGGCGAGTTCGTGAACAAGGCGGGGGTCGTGGATGCGATGGACATGCTCCTGAGCTACCAGGCCTACGTGCAGCAGATGCGCGGGCTCTCGCGCTCCTTCGACACGTTGAGCGGGGGCGACTTCGATGAGCAGGCCTTCGAGGCCACCCGGCAGATTCCCGCGCGCATGGGCACCATGCGGTGCGTCTATTGGATCGTGAAGCTCCAGTCGCGCTTCATGTGCGGCGCCTACGCGGAAGCCCTGGAGGCGGCGAACAAGGCGTCCGAGCTGCTCTGGTCCATGCACGGCATGCTCTTTCTCAGGGAGTACCAGTTCTTTCGCGCCCTGAGCCTGGCCGCGTGCTTCGAGGGAGCCTCGCCCGAGGAACAGCGGCGCTATCTCGAGGCCATCCAGGTCCACCAGCGGCAGCTCGCGGACTGGGCGGAGCATTGCCCCGAGAACTTCCACGCGCTCGAGCAGCTCGTGTCCGCGGAGCTGGCGCGCCTCGCGGGCCGGGCGGACGAGGCCACACGCGCCTATGAAGAGGCCATCCGCTCGGCGCGGGAGAACGCTGCCCCCCAGTACGTGGGACTGGCCAGCGAACTCGCGGCCAACTTCTGGCGCACGCGGCAGGCCTCGGTGGTCGCCCATGCTTTCGCGAGAGAAGCCCGGGCGGCGTACCTGCAGTGGGGAGCCCTGGGCAAGGTGCAGCACCTGGAATCCCAGTGGCCCCACGTCGCGTCCTCGGCGGACGCCGAGGAGGCATTGACCACCCACAGCACGGCCTCGACCCGCATCGACGCGCTCACCGTCGTCAAGGCCCAGCAGGCCGTCTCCAGCGAGATCGTGCTGGAGAATCTGGTGACGACGCTGCTGCGCGCGGCCATCGAGAACGCGGGCGCCCAGAGCGGCGCCCTGCTGCTGCCGGAAGGCAACACGCTCTCGGTGGCGGCCATCTCCGGGACGTCGCCGGAGGGGGCAACGCACGAGTTGCCATGGACGATCCTGTCCTATGTCCGGCGCACCCGGGAGCACGTGCTCATTGGCGACGCCTCCAAGCCCCACCCGTTCTCGGCCGATCCCTCCCTGGCGCGTGGCGGAGCGCGCTCGGTGTTGTGTCTGCCCCTGATGAAGCAGGAGCAGTTCTCCGGAGCGCTGTATCTGCAGAACAACCTGGCCACCAATGCCTTCAGTCCGGCGCGCCTGGCGCTCCTGGGACACATCGCCTCACAGGCGGCCATCTCCATCGAGAACGCGCGGCTGTACGCGGACGTGCAACGCGCCCGGACGGAGCTGCGCCGGGCCAATGAGGAGCTGGAGCGGCGGGTGGAGGAGCGCACGCGCGAGCTCAAGCAGGCCCAGGCCCGTCTGGTGGACACCGCGCGCGAGGTGGGCATGGCCGAGGTGGCTTCCAACGTGCTGCACAACGTGGGCAATGTGCTCACCAGCGCCGTCGTCAACCTGGAAATGATGCGCCAGGCCGTGGGCTCCTCCCGCGTGGGCCGGCTGAAGCAAGCCACGACCCTGCTGATGGAGAACCAGGCGAACCTGGTGGAGTTCCTCGCGGAGGGCTCGCGCGGCAGCCGCCTGCCGGAGTACCTCTCGGTGGTGGCCGACGAGCTGGTGCGGGAACAGACCCGCCTCATGGAGGACATGGATGCGATGGGCCGGCACATCGACCACATCCGCGCCATCGTCCAGGTGCAGCAGACGTACGCGCGCAACGCGTTGATGACGGAGGAGTGCGATCTCGCCCAGCTCATCGATGATGCCCTGCGCATCCAGATGGAGACGCTGCAACGTCATGGCGTCAGCGTCCAACGCGAGCTGGCGGTGCTCCCCAAGGTGAGGGTGGACAAGCACAAGGTGTTGCAGATCCTCATCAACCTGCTCAGCAATGCCCGTCACGCGCTGGAGGCCATGCCCGAGGGGAATCGTCACCTGTGGGTGAGACTGAGCGCGGCGGGGCCGGTGGCTCGCATCCAGGTGGAGGACGACGGGATGGGCATCGCTCCCGAGGTGAAGGGCAAGCTCTTCACGCACGGCTTCACCACGCACAAGAATGGCCACGGCTTCGGGCTGCACTCGAGCGCGCTGGCGGCGCAGATACTCAATGGACGCCTGACGCTCGAAAGCAATGGGCCTGGCCAGGGCGCCGTGGCCACGCTGGAACTTCCTCTCACGTAG